The segment GCTGGGCGCTTTCGGGCTGAGCCCGGAAGTGTTCTCTTCCAGGCGCGGCGACCGGCGCCTGACCCGGGTGTTTCCAGAGAGCCCGCTGGTGACGCCAGAGGACGACGGCTTCACCGTGGCGTTCACCCTGCCCAAGGGCAGCTTTGCCACCAGTGTCCTGCGCGAGATCATGAAAACGGACGTGGACAGCGCGGCGCTGCACGACCCGGAAGGTACCGACGAGGACGAGGGATGAGGGCGGCCCCCCGGTGGGCGCTGCTGGCCCTGCTGGCGAGCAGTGGCCTGGGCCTGGGTGCTCCGGCGCCAGCACCCCTGAAGCTGCAGCTGACCCAGGGCGGCGCGCTGCTGACAGGCCGCATCAATGTCCCGCGGGCCGACGAGATCACCGGCGTGTGGTCCGGACAGGGACGCGCCCGGCTGCTGCGCTGTGCGCCACGCTGCGTGGTGGTGCCGAGCCTGTCCCTGGACCGCTCGCTGCAGCTGGGTCCGGACGCCCGCTACCGGATCGTGCTGGGGGGCAACTTCAAGGTCGGGCAGAAGGTCAGTCTGGTGCTGCGCCTGCGCCAGACACCGGTCCTGAACGTCAGTGCCACGGTCGTGCGCTGAGCACCCACCCCGGAGACTGCCGACGGTGACGCTGCGAGACGCTTTTTTAGACACCCGGTACGGCACTGCCAAGGAACGGTTCCGACTCTCCCCTACGCGGGGCCCTGCGCCGTCCTGGGGATCAGCCGGCCACAGCTGGGCGGTGGTGACGGCGCGGAATCCGGGCGCTCAGGCACAGCCGGAGCCAGCCAACGAGGCGGCCCATCGGAGGCTGGGGGACCGGACCGCTCATCTCCAGCGTCTGAGTGCCATCAATGGAGAAGGCGACTGGCAGGAAGAGGCTCTGCTGCTGCTGGAGCTTTCGCTCCTCCAGGCCGTGCAGCTGGGGCGCGAGTTCGGTCAGGCCGCCGTGCTGTTCGGCGCCGGCGGCCGGGCCGCGCTGGTGTGGTGCGGGCCTGGTTCGGTACGTGTGGAACGGTTCTGGGCCGTCGTTCACCCGGATGCTGCCCACAGCAGCCCCTGTATACTCTGACTTTGTGACGCAGGGCGCCGCACATGCCATTTCACCGCTGGGGGTCCTGCCTTCCGCCGGCCCGACCTGCATTCATCTGCCGCTGAATGTGACCCCTCAGGACCTTGCGCGACACGCCGTAGGCCTGGCCAATGCCCGGGGTGGAACCGTGCTGGTCGGTGCAGATCTGGTGGGCGCAACCGCTCCGGCCGAGCGTGACGCAGGCGAACTGCATCCCCTGATGGTCACCCACGCCATTTTTGAGCTGTCTGGTGGCCGGCTGACCGTCAATGTCCAGCACCACCGGCTGCCGGGTGGA is part of the Deinococcus malanensis genome and harbors:
- a CDS encoding DUF3293 domain-containing protein, whose translation is MTLRDAFLDTRYGTAKERFRLSPTRGPAPSWGSAGHSWAVVTARNPGAQAQPEPANEAAHRRLGDRTAHLQRLSAINGEGDWQEEALLLLELSLLQAVQLGREFGQAAVLFGAGGRAALVWCGPGSVRVERFWAVVHPDAAHSSPCIL